One segment of Nostoc flagelliforme CCNUN1 DNA contains the following:
- a CDS encoding MBL fold metallo-hydrolase, whose protein sequence is MKSLHRPDLYSWSNFNPARNIDFNGIAWIRPDGNILIDPVALSNHDWNHLKSLGGVVWIVLTNSEHVRASKEIADQTYAKIAGPVAEKDAFPIPCDRWLSDGEEFVPGLKVIELQGSKTPGELALLLEETTLITGDLVRARKAGSLTILPDDKLLNREEAVASVRRLAELSRVEAVLVGDGWPVFRDGRDRLKELVATL, encoded by the coding sequence ATGAAATCTTTGCACCGTCCCGATCTCTATAGCTGGTCTAATTTCAATCCGGCAAGAAATATTGATTTCAATGGGATTGCCTGGATTCGCCCAGATGGCAACATCTTGATTGACCCAGTAGCCCTATCAAACCATGATTGGAATCATCTCAAATCCCTCGGTGGTGTGGTTTGGATTGTGCTGACAAATTCCGAGCATGTCAGGGCAAGTAAAGAAATTGCCGATCAAACCTATGCTAAAATAGCTGGCCCTGTGGCAGAAAAAGATGCTTTCCCTATACCTTGCGATCGCTGGCTGTCTGATGGTGAAGAGTTCGTACCTGGGTTAAAGGTAATTGAACTCCAAGGCTCGAAAACTCCCGGTGAATTAGCTCTATTACTGGAGGAGACCACTTTGATTACAGGGGATTTAGTCAGGGCACGCAAAGCAGGTAGTTTAACAATTTTACCAGATGACAAGCTACTGAATCGAGAGGAGGCTGTTGCTTCTGTTCGCAGGTTAGCAGAACTGAGTCGGGTAGAAGCAGTGCTGGTGGGGGATGGTTGGCCTGTCTTTCGCGATGGACGCGATCGCTTAAAGGAACTTGTAGCGACGCTGTAA
- a CDS encoding NAD(P)/FAD-dependent oxidoreductase has translation MNSRRVVIVGAGFGGLQAAQSLADSGADVLLIDRNNYHTFVPLLYQVATGQLEPEYIAYPIRTILRRFSFLRNKSKVQFLMAEVEQIDFSGQTVETDSCVITYDFLVLATGSQTQFLGVPGALEYAFSMRTLEEAIAIRNHIFSCFERAIQESDSSRRQQLLTFTIVGGGPTGVEVAGAFVEMLRGHLRRDYRTLLKEVRLILVQSGDHLLADLPKKLGAYTYKRLHQLGVEVYLQTKVTRVTFEFLHLQNDEVIPTSTVIWTAGLEANYPTTSEEVSSANKGKLLVHPTLQLLEQSNIYAIGDLAYIEQNGKPLTGVAPEALQQGVVVARNIQRQFRGKSPKHFSYFNKGRLAIIGCYSGVGKIGAFAFTGCLAWLMWLGVHLVYLPGYRSRFLVLLTWLHTYLFGDRSVRLIMSMKKR, from the coding sequence ATGAACAGTCGCCGCGTTGTCATTGTTGGCGCTGGATTTGGTGGGTTGCAAGCTGCCCAATCTTTAGCTGATTCTGGTGCAGATGTATTGTTAATCGATCGCAACAACTATCACACCTTTGTACCGTTGTTGTATCAGGTTGCGACAGGTCAATTAGAACCTGAGTACATCGCCTATCCTATCCGCACGATTTTACGGCGATTCTCTTTCCTACGAAATAAGTCTAAGGTTCAGTTTTTGATGGCTGAGGTTGAGCAAATTGATTTTTCGGGGCAAACTGTTGAAACAGATAGTTGTGTAATTACCTATGACTTTCTTGTGCTAGCAACTGGAAGCCAAACCCAGTTTTTGGGAGTTCCTGGAGCTTTAGAATATGCTTTCTCGATGAGAACATTAGAAGAAGCAATAGCAATCCGAAATCACATTTTCTCTTGTTTTGAAAGAGCTATCCAGGAATCTGATTCATCACGACGCCAACAACTGCTGACATTTACGATCGTCGGTGGTGGGCCAACGGGTGTTGAGGTTGCAGGTGCTTTCGTTGAAATGCTTCGAGGCCACTTGCGTCGAGATTATCGGACACTTTTAAAGGAAGTGAGGTTGATTCTGGTGCAATCTGGCGATCACTTATTGGCCGATCTGCCAAAGAAGTTGGGAGCTTACACCTACAAACGATTACATCAGCTAGGAGTGGAGGTTTATCTGCAAACAAAAGTGACTAGAGTGACTTTTGAATTTTTACATCTGCAAAACGATGAGGTAATTCCAACTTCAACCGTCATTTGGACTGCGGGGTTAGAGGCGAATTATCCCACAACATCAGAGGAGGTATCTTCAGCAAATAAGGGAAAGTTACTTGTTCATCCCACCCTACAATTGCTAGAGCAATCCAATATTTATGCCATTGGGGATCTAGCATATATAGAACAGAACGGTAAACCATTAACTGGGGTTGCACCAGAGGCACTTCAGCAGGGTGTTGTTGTAGCCCGAAATATTCAGCGGCAATTTCGAGGTAAATCACCAAAGCATTTTAGCTATTTCAACAAGGGAAGATTAGCGATTATTGGCTGTTATTCAGGTGTGGGAAAAATTGGTGCGTTTGCCTTTACAGGATGCTTGGCTTGGCTAATGTGGCTAGGAGTTCATTTAGTATATCTTCCTGGCTATCGCAGTCGTTTCCTAGTATTACTTACTTGGCTTCACACTTACTTATTCGGCGATCGCTCAGTTCGCTTAATTATGTCTATGAAAAAACGTTAG
- a CDS encoding DoxX family protein, producing MNENTNYISLKSKDVAIAYLLLRILIGVNYFNHGFTRIFNIPGFAEDTVKQLANSYFPEFLVRINSYLVPPIELIVGILITLGLATRSALIVTFALMIILKLGVTSIQNWGAATSMLSYGIVLFILLAGSSFNIYSLDRWRKNKQNLADSGADREQGRVNFFKKNFWIKRRLQHRFLK from the coding sequence ATGAATGAAAATACAAACTATATTAGTCTCAAATCAAAGGATGTTGCGATCGCCTATTTGTTGCTGCGAATTCTCATCGGTGTGAATTACTTTAATCACGGATTTACTCGCATTTTTAACATCCCAGGATTCGCTGAGGATACTGTCAAACAACTAGCAAATTCTTATTTCCCAGAATTTCTGGTGAGAATCAATTCTTACCTAGTGCCCCCTATAGAGTTAATTGTGGGCATATTAATCACACTTGGGTTAGCAACTAGAAGCGCTTTAATTGTCACCTTTGCCCTGATGATCATTCTGAAGTTAGGGGTGACATCGATACAAAACTGGGGTGCAGCTACTTCCATGCTTTCTTACGGAATTGTGCTATTTATTTTGCTTGCAGGTAGCAGCTTTAATATTTACTCCCTCGATCGCTGGAGAAAAAACAAACAAAACCTTGCAGACTCAGGAGCGGATCGCGAACAAGGTAGAGTCAACTTCTTTAAGAAGAACTTTTGGATAAAACGTAGGCTACAGCATCGTTTTCTTAAGTAA
- the ribD gene encoding bifunctional diaminohydroxyphosphoribosylaminopyrimidine deaminase/5-amino-6-(5-phosphoribosylamino)uracil reductase RibD, with protein MDNSPVVAQADASLVNYTQESKHLVESAVGLNSPPKEKIGSDFDSRMMLRCLELARRALGRTSPNPLVGAVIVKDGEIVGEGFHPRAGEPHAEVFALRAAGDRARGATIYVSLEPCNHYGRTPPCSEGLIQAGVAKVVVGMVDPNPLVAGGGIARLRAAGIEVLVGVEEAACHQLNEAFVHRILYKRPLGILKYAMTLDGKIATTSGHSAWVTSQEARSEVHQLRATCDAIIVGGNTVRLDNPYLTTRQVEAHKPLRVVMSRHLNLPENAHLWQTADAPTLVLTEKGANPDFQELLLKQGVEVVELTSLTPDKAMAYLYERGFCSVLWECGGTLAASAIAQGAVQKVLAFIAPKIIGGSIAPTPVGDLGFTTMTEALSLERVRWRVVGSDCLVEGYFPQKANSQ; from the coding sequence ATGGATAATTCCCCAGTGGTCGCTCAAGCAGATGCATCCTTAGTAAATTACACTCAGGAAAGTAAACATCTAGTGGAGTCAGCAGTTGGATTGAATTCACCACCAAAGGAAAAGATCGGAAGTGACTTTGACTCTCGCATGATGCTGCGGTGTTTGGAACTGGCTCGCCGCGCTTTAGGACGGACTTCGCCAAATCCGTTAGTGGGAGCGGTGATTGTCAAAGATGGCGAGATTGTAGGCGAAGGGTTTCATCCTCGTGCAGGTGAGCCTCATGCAGAAGTGTTTGCCTTGAGGGCAGCAGGGGATCGCGCTCGTGGTGCAACAATCTATGTCAGCCTCGAACCTTGCAATCACTATGGGCGTACTCCCCCGTGTTCAGAAGGATTGATCCAAGCAGGGGTGGCAAAAGTAGTAGTGGGTATGGTTGATCCCAATCCCCTGGTAGCTGGAGGCGGTATTGCCCGTTTACGTGCGGCGGGGATCGAGGTGTTGGTAGGAGTAGAAGAAGCAGCTTGCCATCAGCTAAATGAAGCTTTTGTGCATCGGATTCTCTACAAACGACCTTTAGGAATATTAAAATATGCCATGACTTTAGACGGCAAAATTGCTACTACCTCTGGTCACAGCGCCTGGGTAACAAGCCAAGAAGCCCGCAGTGAAGTACATCAGCTGCGGGCGACTTGCGATGCAATAATTGTCGGCGGTAATACAGTCCGACTAGATAATCCTTATTTAACCACTCGTCAGGTAGAGGCACACAAACCCCTACGGGTGGTAATGAGTCGCCATCTCAACTTACCGGAAAATGCCCATCTGTGGCAAACTGCGGATGCTCCAACTTTGGTGTTGACAGAGAAGGGTGCTAATCCCGACTTCCAAGAACTGTTGCTCAAGCAGGGGGTGGAGGTGGTGGAACTAACATCACTTACACCAGATAAGGCAATGGCGTACTTATATGAGCGGGGTTTTTGTAGCGTCTTGTGGGAATGTGGTGGAACCTTAGCCGCTAGTGCGATCGCTCAAGGAGCAGTGCAAAAAGTTTTGGCATTTATTGCCCCGAAAATCATTGGTGGTAGCATTGCTCCTACACCTGTGGGCGATTTAGGTTTTACTACCATGACTGAGGCGTTGTCTCTAGAACGTGTTCGTTGGCGTGTAGTAGGCTCTGACTGCTTAGTGGAAGGTTATTTTCCCCAAAAAGCCAATAGTCAATAG
- a CDS encoding serine/threonine-protein kinase gives MTITLLNNRYQVIQVIGAGGFGETFLAEDVHMPSRRRCVIKQLKPITNNDPQTYQLIQQRFEREAATLEFLGESSNQIPKLYAYFSENGQFYLVQEWIHGQTLTKIVEAKGFESEAAVRQILLSLLSVLDYVHSKGIIHRDIKPENIILRSVDGKPVLIDFGAVKETIRSVVNSPGYPTRSLVIGTPGYMPSEQAVGRPVYATDIYSLGLTAIYLLTGKHPQELQTDLKTGEILWQQHAPHVSSQLAAVLNQAIKPHAGDRYSTASKMLHALQSTTNIPTELATNTPTVSFSPTTSTRQTLALYSPQKNSALAPSSSGGNWQKPAVIVGSLLIGGLLSIVAISNITRQQKPETTIATSPTPSPESLPTSASSEPPVSSQTSPVPVVPTSRPKQPVIPDPLPTSDPPVVSIPQPEKEPITSDTPAPLAVSTPQPEPENEAMPALGNASPVPTPEMRSTPQKKPRSKLAATTSRQRVPAFPTGTPRNIVEATLGKPNRDLRGAWGNTRAVVYKVVPNKIDLGYLFDRNSKVLRQTEVSFAESVDPQVMETTLNGMLGGQATEDIKQGLKQVQQRQSDNFSFNNGSVKGQIIRQQCHFIYISIWDANLHDFVSPSTAKRC, from the coding sequence ATGACAATAACCCTGCTAAACAATCGCTATCAAGTTATCCAGGTAATCGGCGCTGGTGGGTTTGGCGAAACCTTTCTGGCAGAAGATGTCCACATGCCTTCTCGCCGTCGCTGTGTAATCAAGCAACTAAAACCGATAACCAATAATGACCCGCAAACCTACCAGCTTATCCAACAACGGTTTGAACGGGAAGCAGCAACTTTGGAGTTTTTGGGTGAAAGTAGTAACCAAATTCCGAAACTCTACGCCTACTTTTCTGAGAACGGACAATTTTACCTCGTCCAAGAATGGATTCACGGCCAAACCTTGACAAAAATTGTCGAAGCCAAAGGATTTGAGAGTGAAGCTGCTGTTCGGCAAATTCTCTTGAGTCTACTTTCAGTTTTAGATTATGTCCACAGCAAAGGCATTATTCACCGGGATATCAAGCCTGAGAACATTATTCTCCGTTCTGTTGATGGCAAGCCAGTTTTGATTGATTTTGGTGCAGTCAAAGAAACAATCCGTTCTGTGGTGAATTCTCCAGGATACCCCACGCGATCGCTCGTCATTGGTACGCCTGGCTATATGCCGAGTGAACAAGCCGTTGGCCGCCCAGTTTACGCCACTGATATCTACAGCTTAGGCTTAACGGCGATTTATCTGCTGACTGGCAAACACCCGCAAGAATTACAAACTGATCTGAAAACTGGGGAAATACTTTGGCAGCAGCACGCTCCTCATGTCTCTTCCCAATTGGCGGCGGTACTCAATCAAGCAATTAAGCCTCATGCTGGCGATCGCTACAGCACTGCCAGTAAAATGCTACATGCTTTGCAGTCTACTACTAATATACCTACTGAGTTAGCTACAAATACTCCCACAGTTAGTTTTTCTCCCACTACATCGACTCGACAAACCCTGGCATTGTATTCACCGCAAAAAAATTCTGCGCTCGCACCATCTTCCTCTGGTGGAAACTGGCAAAAACCTGCTGTGATTGTTGGTAGTTTGCTGATAGGCGGTTTGCTTAGTATAGTAGCAATTTCTAACATCACTCGTCAGCAAAAACCAGAAACAACTATTGCCACAAGTCCTACCCCATCGCCAGAATCTTTGCCCACTTCTGCATCTAGCGAACCGCCTGTTTCTTCCCAAACTTCTCCAGTCCCAGTTGTACCGACTTCACGACCAAAACAGCCAGTAATTCCTGATCCTTTGCCAACCTCTGATCCCCCAGTTGTATCTATACCACAGCCAGAAAAAGAGCCTATAACTTCAGATACTCCAGCACCACTAGCAGTATCCACACCACAGCCAGAACCAGAGAATGAGGCGATGCCTGCTTTGGGCAATGCCAGCCCAGTTCCCACACCAGAAATGCGTTCCACGCCACAGAAGAAGCCGCGCAGTAAATTAGCTGCAACTACCAGCAGGCAAAGGGTTCCCGCATTCCCTACAGGTACACCAAGAAACATCGTAGAAGCTACCCTCGGCAAACCAAATCGAGATTTAAGAGGCGCATGGGGTAATACCCGTGCTGTCGTTTACAAAGTAGTGCCAAACAAAATTGACCTTGGCTACTTATTTGATCGTAATTCTAAAGTGCTGCGTCAAACTGAGGTATCTTTTGCCGAATCGGTAGACCCGCAAGTAATGGAGACTACCTTGAATGGAATGTTAGGTGGACAAGCCACTGAAGATATAAAGCAGGGACTCAAACAGGTACAACAGCGTCAGTCTGATAATTTTAGTTTTAATAATGGCTCAGTCAAGGGTCAGATTATCCGCCAACAATGTCATTTTATTTACATCAGCATTTGGGATGCAAATTTACATGATTTTGTAAGTCCATCTACAGCCAAAAGGTGTTAA
- a CDS encoding zinc ribbon domain-containing protein: MSCCINCSGCGARVEKTLAEREHSCSCGLVIDRDWNSALNLLNLGSVGLPIPGCGGYLDASPVKQQVSYVNLRCSCYTACS; the protein is encoded by the coding sequence ATTAGTTGTTGTATTAATTGTTCTGGTTGTGGCGCGAGAGTTGAGAAAACCCTGGCGGAACGCGAGCATAGTTGTTCTTGTGGATTGGTTATTGACCGCGATTGGAACAGTGCGCTTAATCTTTTAAATCTTGGGTCGGTTGGACTACCGATTCCTGGCTGTGGAGGATACTTGGATGCAAGTCCTGTGAAGCAGCAAGTCTCTTATGTGAATTTGAGATGCTCCTGCTACACTGCTTGCAGTTAG
- a CDS encoding carbonic anhydrase, producing the protein MKKLIKGLREFKSSYFSANEQLFEQLSHGQKPRVLFITCSDSRIDPNLITQAGLGELFVIRNAGNIIPPFGATNGGEGATIEYAIQALDIQQIIVCGHSHCGAMKGLMKLDSLRIEMPLVHDWLKYAEATRRLVKDNYSHYEGEELLEIIIAENVLTQIENLRTYPVIRSKLHQGQLSIYAWIYQIETGEILAYDAEKHAYVLPQNQLPPSEIDETLVSPPLASNVEIHFTKTQQRAFQSSQELPISTHEWFPMTVLSPEQMERIYRGSTTK; encoded by the coding sequence ATGAAAAAATTGATTAAAGGTTTGCGCGAATTCAAAAGCAGTTATTTTTCCGCCAATGAACAACTGTTTGAACAGCTTTCTCATGGTCAAAAGCCCAGAGTACTATTTATTACTTGTTCAGATTCGCGTATCGATCCAAACCTGATTACACAAGCCGGGTTAGGTGAATTGTTTGTTATCCGCAATGCAGGCAACATTATTCCACCATTTGGTGCGACTAATGGCGGTGAAGGGGCAACAATTGAATATGCTATTCAAGCATTAGATATTCAACAAATTATTGTCTGTGGTCACTCGCATTGTGGTGCTATGAAAGGGTTAATGAAGTTAGACAGCTTGCGGATAGAAATGCCGCTTGTACATGACTGGCTCAAGTATGCAGAGGCAACCCGACGACTGGTGAAAGACAATTATAGCCACTACGAAGGGGAAGAACTCTTAGAAATAATTATTGCTGAGAATGTACTCACCCAAATCGAAAATTTACGGACTTATCCGGTGATTCGCTCTAAGCTTCACCAAGGGCAACTCAGTATTTATGCTTGGATTTATCAAATCGAGACAGGAGAAATTTTGGCATACGATGCAGAAAAGCACGCCTATGTCTTGCCTCAAAATCAGCTTCCCCCATCGGAGATAGATGAGACGTTAGTTAGCCCACCTTTAGCTAGCAATGTGGAAATACATTTCACTAAAACTCAACAACGGGCGTTTCAATCGTCCCAGGAACTCCCTATTTCCACACATGAATGGTTTCCAATGACAGTGCTTTCTCCAGAGCAAATGGAGCGAATTTATCGAGGCTCGACAACAAAGTAA
- a CDS encoding tellurite resistance TerB family protein has translation MTKYDKVFNSPKTSEESLSPEEAVAAIATVTAIADSSIEDVDAESLAGILWEFEVFEEYSEDEIAEIVDRLLAIAEEEGIGPLFNVAKVSLSDELVLDGFAAGVIVLLDEELAIPQSKQPYLKKLQAALELEDEEAEEIIKEVIAAFKEAEEEYADDDEDETVVIEDFSEQTYQSPLGNFTVPIPVDPQQGGRIQSQEGVVGFSDDIGTLLRIDYYPFPLEQLEELESVGQEEYLQTILVDKYVPQAIFVNVPDASVEYTEYLADTLRGAYYVLIDMPKGSTISKQENNGTAIRLDAYRGLLSFISGEFLYIVSSQHSFINGETPDSIEEEAEDIKESILEFVETIEFT, from the coding sequence ATGACTAAATATGACAAGGTTTTTAATTCACCAAAGACATCAGAGGAATCGCTAAGTCCAGAGGAAGCGGTAGCGGCGATCGCAACTGTCACTGCGATCGCTGATTCATCTATTGAAGATGTAGATGCAGAAAGTTTGGCGGGTATTCTCTGGGAATTCGAGGTTTTCGAGGAATACTCAGAGGATGAAATCGCCGAAATAGTTGATCGACTCCTAGCCATTGCAGAAGAAGAGGGAATTGGGCCTTTGTTTAATGTTGCCAAAGTATCTCTCTCAGACGAATTAGTGCTGGATGGTTTTGCTGCTGGAGTGATAGTGCTTTTAGACGAAGAACTTGCCATCCCCCAATCGAAACAACCTTATCTCAAAAAGCTACAAGCAGCCTTAGAACTGGAGGATGAAGAAGCAGAGGAAATCATTAAGGAGGTAATTGCAGCCTTTAAGGAAGCAGAAGAAGAATATGCAGACGACGACGAAGATGAGACAGTAGTCATAGAAGATTTTAGTGAACAGACATATCAATCCCCTTTAGGCAATTTTACCGTGCCAATTCCGGTTGATCCGCAGCAGGGCGGTAGAATTCAAAGCCAGGAAGGAGTCGTTGGCTTTTCTGATGACATCGGTACTTTGCTGAGAATCGATTATTATCCTTTCCCTCTAGAACAGTTAGAGGAACTGGAGTCTGTTGGACAAGAAGAATATTTACAAACAATCTTAGTAGACAAGTACGTACCCCAAGCGATTTTTGTCAACGTACCAGATGCTTCTGTGGAGTATACCGAATATCTAGCAGACACTTTGCGAGGCGCTTACTACGTGTTAATCGATATGCCCAAAGGTTCGACGATTTCTAAGCAAGAAAATAATGGAACTGCTATCAGATTAGATGCCTACCGGGGGCTGCTCTCCTTTATCAGTGGTGAATTTTTGTATATAGTTAGTAGTCAGCACAGCTTTATTAACGGCGAAACTCCCGATTCCATTGAAGAAGAAGCTGAAGATATTAAGGAGAGTATTTTAGAGTTTGTTGAGACTATAGAATTCACTTAG
- a CDS encoding alpha-amylase family glycosyl hydrolase codes for MVQTPPSQFSPDQYKVDSAQEKVQAIIETPPSDTEIGLEFLYTRDIEFRQETIYFLVVDRFYDGDPDNSEGANSELYDPTRQDWGKYWGGDLQGVIEKLDYLKNMGVTAIWLTPLFEQVEELFVGNAALHGYWTKDFKRLNPRYIADGENPSLNATQEEKNTTFDRLVTELHKRNMKLVLDIVCNHSSPDTSGSKGELYDDGVKIADFNDDVNHWYHHYGEVQNWEDDWQVQNCELSGLATFNENNTEYRQYIKSAIKQWLDRGVDALRVDTVKHMPIWFWQEFTGDMSNHKPDVFIFGEWIYSNPTDERSVEFVNHSGMTLLDFGLCVAIRAALAQGSEMGFQTIQYIFDQDYRYNGATELVTFIDNHDMSRFQSLNPDPAMLKVAIALIMTSRGIPCIYYGTEQYLHDDTDGGNDPYNRPMMENWDTESEIYRCIRLLSGLRRLNPAISMGSHWAKYLTPDIYCYVRRYRDSVCFVALNRGGEVTLPEVETELPDGEHTCVVTRNKYEVKDGKIYDLVLEERGVLVFSHVGERIKAQTIVRVQLNGVDTKPGEIIVVTGDCPELGNWDISKAYPLEYINSNTWSAEIPFDESAGKLIAYKYAMWREGRSPLRENLVNRRWVIAKEGTVKWRDTWASGRES; via the coding sequence ATGGTACAAACCCCTCCATCTCAGTTTTCACCAGATCAATATAAAGTTGATTCTGCACAAGAAAAAGTACAAGCTATTATAGAAACACCACCATCAGATACTGAGATTGGCTTAGAGTTTCTTTACACCAGAGATATTGAATTTCGTCAGGAAACCATTTACTTTCTTGTGGTTGATCGCTTTTATGATGGCGATCCAGATAACAGCGAAGGTGCAAACTCAGAACTGTATGATCCAACTAGACAAGATTGGGGTAAGTACTGGGGTGGTGACTTGCAAGGTGTCATCGAGAAATTAGATTATCTCAAAAACATGGGGGTAACAGCCATCTGGTTAACTCCACTGTTTGAGCAGGTTGAAGAGTTATTTGTTGGAAATGCAGCGCTACATGGCTATTGGACAAAAGACTTTAAGCGGCTCAATCCTCGCTACATTGCTGATGGAGAAAATCCTTCTTTAAACGCTACGCAAGAAGAAAAAAATACCACCTTTGATCGGTTAGTTACAGAACTGCACAAGCGGAATATGAAGCTGGTGCTGGATATTGTCTGCAACCATAGCAGCCCTGACACTAGCGGTAGTAAAGGTGAATTGTATGATGATGGTGTTAAAATTGCTGATTTCAATGATGATGTCAATCATTGGTATCACCACTACGGCGAAGTGCAAAACTGGGAAGACGATTGGCAAGTACAGAACTGTGAACTATCTGGTCTAGCAACCTTCAATGAAAACAATACTGAATATCGTCAGTATATCAAATCAGCAATTAAACAATGGCTAGACCGGGGTGTGGATGCACTGCGGGTGGATACTGTCAAGCACATGCCTATCTGGTTTTGGCAAGAATTCACTGGTGATATGAGCAATCACAAACCAGATGTATTTATTTTTGGTGAATGGATTTACAGTAATCCTACTGACGAACGCTCGGTGGAATTTGTGAATCACTCAGGCATGACACTGCTAGACTTTGGGTTGTGCGTGGCAATTAGAGCCGCACTAGCGCAAGGTTCAGAAATGGGATTCCAGACAATTCAATACATTTTTGACCAAGATTATCGCTACAACGGGGCAACAGAGCTAGTTACCTTCATCGATAATCATGATATGTCCCGCTTTCAATCGCTGAATCCCGATCCAGCGATGTTGAAAGTTGCGATCGCCTTAATTATGACATCTCGCGGTATTCCCTGCATCTATTACGGTACAGAACAATATCTGCATGACGACACCGATGGCGGTAACGATCCGTATAACCGCCCAATGATGGAAAATTGGGATACCGAGAGTGAAATTTATCGTTGCATCAGGCTACTATCTGGCTTACGGCGGCTGAACCCAGCCATATCAATGGGTAGCCATTGGGCAAAATATCTCACCCCCGACATTTACTGTTATGTGCGTCGCTATCGTGACTCTGTGTGTTTTGTAGCTTTAAACCGGGGAGGAGAAGTTACTCTACCAGAAGTAGAAACAGAATTACCCGATGGGGAACATACTTGCGTGGTGACTCGCAATAAGTATGAAGTGAAAGATGGGAAGATTTATGATCTGGTACTAGAAGAACGAGGAGTGCTTGTTTTTAGCCACGTTGGCGAACGAATCAAAGCACAGACAATTGTCCGTGTTCAACTCAATGGCGTGGATACCAAACCCGGTGAAATCATTGTGGTGACAGGAGATTGCCCAGAGTTGGGTAACTGGGATATCAGCAAAGCATATCCTTTAGAGTACATCAACTCGAATACCTGGTCTGCTGAGATTCCCTTTGATGAGAGTGCTGGTAAGCTGATTGCTTATAAGTATGCCATGTGGCGAGAAGGGCGATCGCCTCTGCGCGAAAATCTCGTAAATCGCCGTTGGGTCATTGCCAAAGAAGGTACTGTAAAATGGCGTGATACCTGGGCATCGGGACGGGAGTCTTAG
- a CDS encoding Nmad2 family putative nucleotide modification protein, whose product MRLFSYCLTCDSGAAPNPFWELCTLAICKLVIRRVASIGDWVLGFGSTHSPIGNIADYVVYAMRASLSDCERRHCKIASYLGIEKRIVEISDSQPLYVYICDTLISKYFFNIF is encoded by the coding sequence ATGAGACTTTTCTCCTACTGCCTAACTTGTGATAGTGGCGCTGCTCCTAACCCATTCTGGGAACTTTGCACTCTTGCAATTTGCAAGCTTGTAATCCGACGAGTAGCAAGCATTGGAGATTGGGTTTTAGGATTTGGTTCTACACACTCACCAATTGGGAATATTGCCGATTACGTTGTATATGCGATGCGGGCGTCGCTGAGTGATTGCGAAAGAAGGCACTGTAAAATAGCGTCATACTTGGGTATTGAGAAGAGAATCGTAGAAATTTCAGATAGTCAGCCGCTATACGTCTATATATGCGATACTCTGATTTCTAAATACTTCTTCAATATATTTTAG
- a CDS encoding class I SAM-dependent methyltransferase, with protein sequence MNEWYKEDLAFIHDDGFRDFALKSAPSILEILAQNKIHNGLVVDLGCGSGLWAQELSKADYHVLGVDISESMINIARTRVPDAEFRIDSLFKTDIPPCNAVTSIGECLSYLFDSDNDRQILVQFHRIYNALSVSAR encoded by the coding sequence ATGAATGAGTGGTACAAAGAAGACCTCGCATTTATTCATGATGACGGTTTCCGTGATTTCGCTCTCAAATCTGCTCCCAGTATCTTAGAAATCCTGGCTCAAAACAAAATACATAATGGACTAGTAGTTGACTTGGGTTGCGGTAGCGGCTTATGGGCACAAGAACTTAGCAAGGCTGATTATCATGTTCTCGGAGTTGATATTTCTGAGTCGATGATTAATATTGCACGAACAAGAGTACCGGATGCCGAATTTCGGATCGATTCACTATTCAAGACAGATATTCCACCGTGTAATGCTGTCACATCGATTGGTGAATGCCTCAGCTACCTGTTTGATTCAGACAACGATCGCCAAATTCTTGTTCAATTCCACCGTATATATAATGCCTTATCAGTTTCCGCAAGGTAG